The DNA window ATTTCATtgataatgaaatcatcattgcTTCATCCATTCTCGATATTTCAAACATTCCTGGGGTCAGTGAGAAGGAGGCCTTGCTAGAATATGGAGTTGACCACTTGACTACCCTTACAAAGCATTTTGAAACTGTCTTGGTTgctcaggggtgtgttcttTCTGAAATAGAAAGAGAGTGGGAGAAACTGAAGTTGTTTGTGTCAAGAAACAAGAGTACAAAAATGCCAAGTAGCCTTGAGTTTTGGAAAAAGATGTTCCAGGAAAAAATATCAGAGTATTCAAACCTTTTGCACATAATACACATTCTCCTTGTTGTTCCCATAGCTTCAGCTCATGTGGAAAGGCAGTTCAGTATCATCAAGCGCATCCTAGGTGATTTCAGGGGAAGTCTTAGTTTACCTGTTATTGAGCATCTCGTCCGGATTTGCTCTTCTGGGGTTTCAGTTTCAAAATTTGACCCAAATCCAGCTGTGGAAAACTGGTGGTTGAGTCAGAAGCGTAGGCCAAACTTCCGCTCAAGGAAGGCATCCAAAGAGTTAAGCACAGCCCCCCAAATACCAGCAGGTGGTGAGAAATCTGACTTGGAGCTGTTGTTTGCAGATACAAATTCAGATGCCAATGAAGACAGCAGAAGTGACAGTCAGTCTGAGACTGAATCTGAATCTGCAAATTAAGTCTCCACTTCTGATGACTCAGACCTGATGGATTTGGAGTAAAGCAAGTCTATGAGTGTCTGTCTTCCCATTTCAACCCTTCCCAACTGTGGcaaaatggaaattaaaaattcacaacttgtaaaatgataaaaaaatctatgtaaaataagttTTGTTtgatattaattttatttaatagttTCAACGGTTGGTAATTGTTTATCACATATTGAATAAAGTTTAAAATTAACATGACTGCTGctttttcactttattttcATGGTTACTCAGTCTACTATACATGTTTGAAAAAGAGCTGGATAAAATCTGTAAAAATCCCCAAACCATGACATGCTAGTATTCATTGGAAATCTCTTGATTTGACTGTTTTAAGGAATACTGACaagctagggttagggtgatTTTAAAACTTTGGCCAACATACTAGAATGTTCATAAAGCCACCACTGGTAGTAAAAGAGTTAATTGTAAGGTCAGGTACCCTGGACTGGTTACATATAGTTCTGATCAGATGATTACATGGAATCCATTAATTTGAGTTTTGTGTCCTTTTTAGAGTGGTGCTCGCCTGGCAGTGGTGTTTCTAAGGGGTTTTCAGATAACATTAGCCaattaagaaattaaaatcCTCTTGGCCCTTATAGAGTGGTTATTGGCTACAATTATTATTCTTTGTGACCAGGAATTCCAGTTATTTGGGCTACTAACTAAGCCACTTGCTGATATGGACATAATGTACATTTACTTTTGGTCCAGCTGGAGCCTTGCAGTGCACTAGGAAAAGATATCCAGTGACTCATATTTCTTTGTACCAAGAAATTAGATAGGTGGTCCAAATACTTAATTAATGTAAGCTTTGGAAATTGTCAAATTACTACATAGTCTGCGAGCCTCGGATATGTGGCCTTGGTGCCCTGgatttactccagattttggccttgtgcccaggcttaatggccttgtgccctagaaaaaatatgaatagccaaggccaaagtggctgtgccctcctaaatccttatgtctagccctggtagctacaatcaaaatgatgatcctaccaaaaattaactacatgttctcaatggttccgagtcaacctgcgcggacttggtttaaatcattggactccttaatttcaaaatatctatggaaatccaaaccaccacgaataagtttaaaaactttacagaaatccaaaaactgtgggggtttggagcttcccaatttctactactactttcttgccaatagattgatatatgtcctaaaatggactacgcaaaataacttagaccataactggctggatattgagcaaactttctgtaatgatattcgagtcgaggacctgccatttatcagtcatatacttaaacgacattgctgttttaagagcatcaacatcagcacatcgctgacagtctggtgggaatttcttagaataaaccaaacttcagtggtcccatgcggggtgggtctctcccggtctgcacctggggggggggggggggttccctgctgccgggctgcctatggcgcccctgaacacctcggttggccatccctgccggctgtgcggggtcggggatggggactaattggggccagtcggggatctggccccggtgccggggggggcgcactcctggcacgcccttattgctcccctgggcccaacaccacatttcacacaacactagggccttgaggggcggtggggaggtgcgccgagacactgcccctcaatttttacttgcatgttagacaccacatgacactagggctgaggaggtgggttgaggcaggtggggctctgccgtctaccagcgggggggggtgcccatgcctcaactgctcgcccattttttgcaccttagtcatatacacagtccatattacattagggccttgggggtgcggagAGGGGGAtaggggactctgccatctgccagtggtggggccctcatacccgaactgcacccactaattttaatgcattgtagacataaacacacaactctctcacacatgcacatgcacacttcactccaacatgggtcagggaggggatgggggccgaGGGGCCCCCcgtaactctctgtctctggccctgcgcgggtggggtggcccgccgggtggaagacccatcatgggtgTGGGCGGCTTCcgctcttgggccgcgggccgggtggtgcttggctctgctgcgctgtggtggggccctggcgggcagtccggggaatcttgggatgctctgggccctgctaggcggattggggggttcggtctgggctgggcggggggtccgctccctggtgggggggtgggttctttgtatgggccccccttggatcatcctgcagtgttgggggggaggcatgCCGGGTCGCTGCAGTGTGCTGGGGGGGCTAGGACTCCtctggtgtgtggggggccgtccgccggggggggggggggtggtcccgcctgcctcggtgggggggttgcgggtggggctggggggctcgccgcccgtcctccctctgcgggcctccctgtgcgggggttggcgccccctagTCCCTCGCGgactccctctcgggttgggcgggtggttgtctcggggatgcgtggctgtgggcccttgtgccgggggggcggcagggtggcctcggttgcctggttctcctgccttcgccttgggcctgggggggggggggggtgctgccgcctcccctgacggcattaaatgccagcacatccaatgacaaatcaggtcacacctacacttgcacatacatacaagaatggttgagcgatcaatatcattattattattactttttagggtatgttatagatttaggaattgaaatatacatatataacggtacgattacatgtgtgtatgctacatatatataataccgatttgtattaattattattagtatcactgatgttgttataattcttgttgtttgacgagtgttatgtttcttatggttgtttgtattctgtattcccctatacttaattttttttccatcccacctacattattagtgttattatttctgtataccttttttttttttttttttcctcttctctctccccctctccccatgttgaTTGAAGTCTGTTATTGtgacgcttgttgtttctgtatcccccccctgtttttcctccttttccacggtactggtgagttcggagcggccacactgtTTGCtcatgaatgtaatgtaaaataaagttgtcctccaaagagggggggtggtggtgggcaattaaaaaaaaaataaaaaatactcaCTCTTGAAAGATCTCGCCACTGCTGAAACTGACTGCGTCCTCAgactgctcagtcgccgagctctccgttcgctgcacggttgtaccagccaccacaggaacactgctggtcggcgccgctactgctggggagggggtgtcagtcaccaccatgtggcgacgctccagctcctggatcatcttttcagataaataataaaaaactcttagtaaatgtcatactgaagaaacgacgcgagatgtgtaaaaaagactgaagagttttcccaccaacctgctcataggattagcatcatccataatgtctcacaggtgcctgtagctgaacaccccgccccactgcagaacttcaagcacatcctgctttgccttctccactacttcttggatggcttctttcgaagatctcttcatgcacaccctagtc is part of the Paramormyrops kingsleyae isolate MSU_618 chromosome 25, PKINGS_0.4, whole genome shotgun sequence genome and encodes:
- the LOC111859748 gene encoding zinc finger protein 862-like isoform X2, whose translation is MMNLFYFFKRSTKRFKQFKDLSKVLGQDVLKPTRAHGTRWIDHRLKAANALDRNYDTLVSLFEDFASEERRKKKAGGKDITPAEKAKMKGYLKLLKSEKFVLCLALYRDILDDLAHLSKWLQDDTALMADVRATVEATLGLLTRKKETSRYVNLAKGEMKSDGFYRGHKLTKGTGRRDEVDFITTEFMMLRNDTIDKVISCVSSRLQDFIDNEIIIASSILDISNIPGVSEKEALLEYGVDHLTTLTKHFETVLVAQGCVLSEIEREWEKLKLFVSRNKSTKMPSSLEFWKKMFQEKISEYSNLLHIIHILLVVPIASAHVERQFSIIKRILGDFRGSLSLPVIEHLVRICSSGVSVSKFDPNPAVENWWLSQKRRPNFRSRKASKELSTAPQIPAGGEKSDLELLFADTNSDANEDSRSDSQSETESESAN